The Pyrus communis chromosome 9, drPyrComm1.1, whole genome shotgun sequence genome has a segment encoding these proteins:
- the LOC137744468 gene encoding uncharacterized protein translates to MPPRKEPRPSAEPSFLDVAQLGEAIATTIQSALRPPQRTPLETMYNLKLDKFEGHEGFEGAERWLDHIEKTFQVLHNQGNLPVEKWVETTSWFLGKESSSWWEQEQEFIELRQGKLTANEYYRRFTDLSRYYPEVATNPGEMLCRFRLGTKKKWRSMTTTTPCESYQEFYEILVRIEDSKNIPSESEEEEKDGNQRKCDKGKGQTSLGPRKT, encoded by the exons atgccacCTCGTAAGGAACCACGTCCctctgctgagcctagtttcctcGATGTAGCTCAATTGGGGGAAGCTATCGCTACCACTATTCAGTCAGCgctccgccctccccagaggactcctctggaaaCCATGTACAATTTGAAGCTGGATAAGTTTGAGGGGCACGAGGGTTTTGAGGGAGCTGAGCGGTGGCTAGACCATATTGAAAAGACTTTTCAAGtgttgcataatcaggggaatcttCCTGTTGAAAAGTGGGTTGAGACGACATCATGGTTCTTGGGTAAGGAATCATCATCCTGGTGGGAACAGGAG CAAGAATTCATCGAGTTGAGGCAAGGGAAGTTAACGGCGAACGAGTATTATCGGAGGTTCACTGATTTATCTCGTTATTATCCGGAGGTTGCTACCAATCCGGGTGAGATGCTTTGTCGTTTTCGATTGGGTAccaagaagaagtggcgttctatgacGACCACTACCCCTTGCGAATCTtatcaggagttctatgagattctGGTCAGGATTGAGGACTCCAAGAACATTCCCAGCGaaagtgaggaagaagaaaaagatggcaaTCAGAGGAAATGcgacaaaggcaaaggtcagaCATCTCTAGGACCTCGAAAGACCTAG